One genomic region from Syntrophales bacterium encodes:
- the msrB gene encoding peptide-methionine (R)-S-oxide reductase MsrB, translated as MLYGIPGTGALLVMAAVIAVPPPAVGGDTGETIAAAPHRAPSTAVFAGGCFWCMEEPFDRLDGVLEVVPGYTGGTTENPSYSDVISGRTGHMEAVRITYDPQRISYGELLRVFWRQIDPTDDGGQFADRGSQYRTAIFYLDDEQRRLAEQSRKDLEQSGRFSKPLVTQIRPAAAFYGAEDYHRGYYRSSPFHYKMYRSGSGREAFLKETWKESAPDGTLTPGERRYHVPSDEELKQSLTPLQYRVTRQGGTEQPFRNEYWDNHREGIYVDVISGEPLFSSRDKYDSGTGWPSFTRPLSKDAVTKREDRSLGMMRTEVRGLRSDSHLGHVFPDGPPPAGLRYCINSASLRFIPREDLAGEGYGEYRVLFEE; from the coding sequence ATGCTCTATGGGATACCGGGCACCGGCGCCCTGCTCGTCATGGCGGCCGTCATCGCCGTGCCTCCGCCCGCGGTGGGAGGTGACACCGGGGAAACGATCGCGGCCGCACCGCACCGCGCACCGTCAACGGCTGTCTTTGCCGGCGGGTGCTTCTGGTGTATGGAAGAACCCTTTGACAGGCTGGATGGCGTTCTCGAAGTTGTTCCCGGCTATACGGGCGGAACAACGGAGAACCCGTCTTACAGCGACGTAATCTCCGGGCGGACGGGCCACATGGAGGCAGTCCGGATAACGTACGATCCGCAACGAATAAGTTACGGTGAACTGCTCCGGGTTTTCTGGCGGCAGATAGACCCCACCGACGATGGAGGACAGTTTGCCGACAGAGGCTCTCAATACAGAACGGCGATCTTCTATCTCGATGACGAACAACGCAGGCTCGCCGAGCAGTCCAGGAAGGATCTCGAACAAAGCGGGCGCTTTTCAAAACCGCTGGTCACACAGATCAGACCCGCCGCTGCTTTCTACGGTGCCGAGGACTATCACCGGGGGTATTACCGCAGTTCACCATTTCATTACAAAATGTATCGTTCCGGTTCGGGACGGGAAGCCTTCCTCAAAGAAACATGGAAAGAAAGCGCGCCCGACGGGACTCTCACGCCGGGCGAGAGGAGGTATCACGTGCCTTCCGATGAAGAATTGAAGCAATCATTGACGCCTCTTCAGTACCGGGTAACCCGGCAGGGCGGAACGGAACAGCCTTTCAGGAACGAATACTGGGACAATCACCGGGAGGGCATCTATGTGGATGTCATATCCGGCGAGCCGCTGTTCAGCTCCCGGGACAAATACGATTCCGGAACGGGATGGCCCAGTTTTACCCGCCCACTCTCGAAGGACGCCGTGACGAAACGCGAGGATCGAAGCCTGGGCATGATGAGGACGGAGGTTCGAGGCCTGCGGTCCGACTCCCATCTCGGCCATGTGTTTCCCGACGGTCCCCCTCCT